A stretch of Paracoccus seriniphilus DNA encodes these proteins:
- a CDS encoding ABC transporter ATP-binding protein: MTTKVLEVKGLCKSFGGVRALRDLSFTVNENEVLGLIGPNGSGKSTTVNTLSGVLPPTAGEIRLGGHPVQNLPEWDRVAMGLTRTFQTASVFPEFTVREQVVLGCEATRRSRPIASAFRLKADRAEEQEIAKRVDTVLELTGLTALADAKVGVISAAEQRFLMIATALASGPKMILLDEPAAGMISHERETLTRMIRRICDSGTSVLVIEHHMALIMEVCDRIVVLNFGAQIAEGTPAEIRENRAVIDAYLGEAA, encoded by the coding sequence ATGACAACCAAAGTCCTTGAGGTGAAGGGCCTCTGTAAATCATTCGGTGGCGTCCGGGCGCTGCGGGATCTGTCATTTACGGTGAACGAAAATGAAGTGTTGGGGCTGATCGGACCGAACGGCTCGGGCAAATCCACCACGGTCAATACGCTCAGCGGGGTTCTGCCGCCGACCGCGGGAGAAATCCGGCTGGGCGGGCATCCGGTGCAGAATCTGCCCGAATGGGATCGTGTCGCGATGGGGCTGACGCGGACATTCCAGACCGCCAGCGTCTTTCCCGAATTCACGGTGCGCGAACAGGTTGTGCTGGGCTGCGAGGCCACGCGCCGCTCGCGCCCGATTGCCTCGGCATTCCGTCTGAAAGCCGATCGAGCCGAAGAGCAGGAGATCGCGAAGCGTGTCGATACCGTGCTGGAACTGACCGGCCTGACCGCGCTGGCCGATGCCAAGGTCGGTGTCATTTCCGCAGCAGAGCAGCGTTTCCTGATGATCGCGACTGCGCTGGCCTCGGGGCCAAAGATGATCCTGCTGGATGAACCGGCTGCAGGCATGATCTCGCATGAAAGGGAAACCCTGACCAGGATGATCCGGCGCATTTGCGACAGCGGTACTTCGGTTCTGGTCATCGAACATCACATGGCGCTGATCATGGAGGTTTGCGACCGGATCGTGGTGCTGAACTTCGGCGCGCAAATCGCCGAGGGCACGCCCGCCGAGATTCGCGAGAACCGGGCCGTCATCGACGCATATCTGGGAGAGGCAGCCTGA
- a CDS encoding ABC transporter ATP-binding protein — MMLEIRGLRTGYGPIEVVHGIDLDVREGECVALIGANGAGKSSTLKTVCGLLPARGGSIRFNGEDITNLRGHAVVKAGITMCPEGRQVFPGMTVMQNLRLGAYARSDAEQAEDLERMMDMFPILRERAGQSAGTLSGGEQEMLAIARALMSRPRLCIFDEPSLGLAPKIVAEVGETIARIKAMGMTILLVEQNSLMALRLADRAYLFEAGEIVLEGTGEELQTHPEVVKAYLGH; from the coding sequence CTGATGTTGGAAATACGCGGTCTGCGGACGGGATATGGTCCCATCGAGGTGGTTCACGGCATCGATCTGGATGTCCGCGAAGGGGAATGCGTGGCGCTGATCGGCGCGAATGGCGCGGGCAAAAGCTCGACGCTGAAGACCGTTTGCGGGCTGCTGCCTGCACGCGGAGGCTCGATCCGTTTCAACGGAGAGGACATCACCAACCTCAGGGGTCATGCCGTCGTCAAGGCCGGCATCACCATGTGCCCCGAAGGACGGCAGGTCTTTCCCGGCATGACGGTGATGCAGAACCTGCGGCTGGGTGCCTATGCGCGCAGCGATGCCGAACAGGCAGAGGATCTGGAGCGGATGATGGACATGTTCCCGATCCTGCGCGAGCGGGCGGGGCAGTCTGCCGGGACGCTGTCGGGGGGCGAACAGGAAATGCTGGCCATTGCACGGGCGCTGATGTCGCGCCCCCGGCTGTGCATTTTCGACGAGCCGTCCCTGGGACTGGCCCCGAAGATCGTGGCCGAGGTCGGGGAAACCATCGCGCGGATCAAGGCCATGGGGATGACCATCCTGCTGGTCGAGCAGAATTCGCTGATGGCGCTGCGACTGGCCGACCGGGCCTATCTGTTCGAGGCCGGAGAGATCGTGCTGGAGGGCACGGGGGAAGAGCTGCAGACCCATCCAGAGGTGGTCAAGGCATATTTGGGACATTGA
- a CDS encoding ABC transporter substrate-binding protein: MTGKIFLKGSVAGLAALMMSGAAMAADEVLTIGVADALTGGAAVYGLPQANAVQMAADEINQAGGIKVGDDTYSLDVVVYDDKANPTEATNAVRKLIDRDGVKYILGFCCSGATGAVASFIEYEDAVMLVGNAAERSITTREIGNLVRTRPPADYTGAAAGAFVAQQGHKRVAVLGALEISFYASYVEAFEREFTKGGGEVIAHEVFASKDRDMSPQLTKIREMEPDALLVVGYVEPAAFAYRQSVELGMDIPRYGFTSGSEEQFLRVASSEQMEGVWDLRPTELTLQSTGETGLAYHKNYSERFGIAPSPSSPYAYDQAWALKHAIEAAGTADDTEAVAAALRDLEIPSEAVMQYLPVNGKMFDENGQAYTANGAFQWQDGHWVYVQELPSDPEAYSAFLSTLD; the protein is encoded by the coding sequence ATGACTGGGAAGATTTTTCTGAAAGGCAGTGTTGCGGGGCTTGCCGCATTGATGATGTCGGGGGCGGCGATGGCCGCCGACGAGGTTCTGACCATCGGTGTGGCCGATGCGCTGACCGGCGGCGCGGCCGTCTATGGCCTGCCACAGGCCAATGCGGTTCAGATGGCCGCGGATGAGATCAATCAGGCTGGCGGCATCAAGGTCGGGGACGATACCTATTCGCTGGATGTCGTGGTCTATGACGACAAGGCAAATCCGACCGAGGCCACCAATGCGGTGCGCAAGCTGATCGACCGCGACGGGGTCAAGTATATCCTGGGCTTCTGCTGTTCCGGGGCGACGGGTGCTGTTGCATCGTTCATCGAATATGAAGATGCCGTCATGCTGGTGGGCAATGCGGCGGAACGTTCGATCACGACGCGAGAGATCGGCAATCTTGTCCGCACCCGGCCACCTGCCGACTATACCGGCGCGGCTGCCGGGGCCTTTGTGGCGCAGCAGGGCCACAAGCGGGTCGCGGTTCTGGGTGCCCTGGAAATCTCTTTCTACGCCAGCTATGTCGAAGCCTTCGAGCGCGAGTTCACCAAGGGCGGCGGAGAGGTCATTGCCCATGAGGTCTTTGCCTCGAAAGATCGTGACATGTCTCCGCAGCTGACCAAGATCCGCGAGATGGAACCCGATGCATTGCTGGTGGTCGGCTATGTCGAACCCGCCGCATTCGCCTATCGCCAGTCGGTCGAACTGGGCATGGATATTCCGCGCTATGGCTTTACCTCGGGCAGCGAAGAGCAGTTCCTGCGTGTCGCCAGTTCCGAGCAGATGGAAGGTGTCTGGGATCTGCGGCCGACCGAATTGACGTTGCAATCGACGGGCGAGACCGGGCTGGCCTATCACAAGAACTATAGCGAACGCTTCGGCATCGCGCCTTCGCCCAGCTCTCCCTATGCCTATGATCAGGCCTGGGCGCTGAAACATGCCATCGAGGCGGCCGGAACGGCAGATGATACCGAAGCTGTCGCCGCCGCCTTGCGCGATCTGGAAATCCCGTCCGAGGCGGTGATGCAATATCTGCCCGTCAACGGAAAGATGTTCGACGAGAACGGGCAGGCCTATACCGCCAATGGCGCATTCCAATGGCAGGATGGGCACTGGGTCTATGTCCAGGAACTTCCCTCGGATCCCGAAGCCTACTCCGCGTTCCTTTCGACGCTGGACTGA
- a CDS encoding branched-chain amino acid ABC transporter permease translates to MIEILQQIINGLAIGGVYVLIALGLTIVFGILGIAHFAHGSVSMFGGYLTFFLVAQQGLPLTLAIAIALVVGMVLGVLIELLAYRPVRNANHINAFIVALGLTMMVEGFNLQFFGAEQVVIPTGATRVFNFGGLTLPELRLYVILGAAALIVAMTIFVEKTKTGQAIRAVAENRDAAILMGINVQMIPMIVFAISTALGVAAGVMVGSLFAIAPGVGEGLVVKGFAVLILGGLGSIPGAVVGGIVLGVTEALAAGFISSAYKDVIAFVVMIGVLLFRPQGLMGRA, encoded by the coding sequence ATGATCGAGATCCTACAGCAAATCATAAACGGTCTGGCGATCGGGGGCGTCTATGTCCTGATCGCGCTCGGCCTGACAATCGTGTTCGGCATTCTGGGCATCGCCCATTTCGCGCATGGTTCGGTGTCCATGTTCGGAGGCTATCTGACCTTTTTTCTGGTCGCGCAGCAGGGGCTGCCATTGACGCTGGCCATCGCCATCGCGCTGGTCGTGGGTATGGTCCTCGGCGTGCTGATCGAGCTTCTGGCCTATAGGCCGGTCAGGAATGCGAACCATATCAATGCCTTCATTGTCGCGCTTGGGCTGACGATGATGGTCGAAGGCTTCAATCTGCAGTTTTTCGGGGCCGAACAGGTGGTCATTCCCACCGGCGCCACGCGGGTCTTCAACTTCGGCGGGCTGACGCTGCCCGAACTGCGCCTTTACGTAATCCTCGGCGCTGCGGCGCTGATCGTGGCGATGACGATCTTCGTCGAAAAGACCAAGACCGGACAGGCCATTCGCGCCGTGGCGGAAAACCGCGATGCGGCGATCCTGATGGGCATCAATGTGCAGATGATCCCGATGATCGTCTTTGCCATCTCGACCGCCCTTGGCGTGGCGGCTGGTGTCATGGTCGGGTCGCTTTTTGCCATCGCGCCCGGCGTGGGCGAAGGGCTGGTGGTCAAGGGCTTTGCCGTGCTGATCCTTGGCGGTCTGGGGTCTATCCCCGGAGCAGTCGTCGGGGGCATCGTTCTGGGCGTTACCGAGGCTTTGGCGGCGGGTTTCATATCCTCGGCCTACAAGGATGTCATCGCCTTTGTCGTCATGATCGGCGTGCTGCTGTTCCGGCCCCAGGGCCTGATGGGGAGGGCGTAA
- a CDS encoding branched-chain amino acid ABC transporter permease, whose product MTRKTIPLLAALALFLILPQLIAVKYYLHLSILALIWVIMAQGQNLIQGYTGYVSIVQAGFMGIGAYSTALMGSHFGLPSSVTIILAPLVTACFALLAGYPSLRVKGHYFAIVTLAFNMVIFIILLNFTDLTNGEAGISGIAKPGYGRGALIDFNDRQVYYYFVLAVAVLMTALAAVIVRSRIGQILIAIRQNEDLVASVGVAAWKYKLFAFVVSAMFAGLAGALYAHYQSFINPEIFGVAQSLDAILAVIIGGSGTLTGPVIGAFFVVFLPEYLRFADSFRLILYGLILVLATIFMPRGIVGVARDLAGRIRGQ is encoded by the coding sequence ATGACCAGAAAGACCATTCCGCTGCTGGCGGCGCTGGCTCTGTTTCTGATCCTGCCGCAGCTGATCGCGGTGAAATATTACCTGCATCTGTCCATTCTGGCGCTGATCTGGGTGATCATGGCGCAGGGTCAGAACCTGATCCAGGGATATACGGGATATGTCTCGATCGTGCAGGCGGGTTTCATGGGGATCGGCGCCTATAGCACCGCCCTGATGGGCAGCCATTTTGGCTTGCCCAGCAGCGTCACCATCATTCTGGCTCCTTTGGTCACGGCCTGTTTCGCGTTGCTGGCGGGCTATCCCAGTCTGCGGGTCAAGGGCCATTACTTTGCCATCGTGACCCTGGCTTTCAATATGGTGATCTTCATCATCCTGTTGAACTTTACCGATCTGACCAATGGCGAGGCCGGGATTTCGGGCATTGCCAAACCCGGATACGGGCGCGGGGCTCTGATCGATTTCAATGACAGGCAGGTCTACTACTATTTCGTGCTGGCTGTCGCGGTGCTCATGACGGCGCTCGCCGCGGTGATCGTGCGTTCGCGCATCGGTCAGATCCTGATCGCCATTCGTCAGAACGAGGATCTGGTCGCTTCGGTTGGCGTGGCAGCGTGGAAATACAAGCTGTTCGCTTTTGTCGTCAGCGCCATGTTCGCAGGGCTGGCCGGCGCGCTGTATGCGCATTACCAAAGCTTCATCAATCCCGAGATCTTTGGCGTCGCCCAGTCACTGGATGCGATCCTGGCGGTGATCATTGGTGGATCTGGAACCTTGACCGGGCCAGTGATCGGAGCGTTCTTCGTGGTGTTTCTGCCCGAATACCTGCGCTTTGCCGACAGTTTCCGGCTGATCCTTTACGGTCTGATTCTGGTCCTGGCGACGATCTTCATGCCACGTGGCATCGTCGGTGTGGCCCGCGATCTGGCGGGCCGGATCAGGGGGCAATGA
- a CDS encoding acyl-CoA dehydrogenase family protein, whose translation MSQTLDPVFLNRIRQFATDEIAPAAPLWTKGQAPGSELFRRAGELGLMRLCVPEADGGLGFSFAMKAQVCAILASADFGFAMSVVNTHNVAARIAASGSAGARAAFLTGLLWGEASACTALTEPATGSDVAAMETRATRVRDGWVLDGEKVWIVNARHAATAIVYAQTGTTGDARGIAAFLVDLTAPGCRRHAISSDFAQASAGTGGFVLSGLEVPDDNLLLEPGQAFGAIMSEINGARTYVAAMCCGMMEAALTHCSAHGASRHSFGKPLAAHQGWRLPVARAETALAAARELTNAAVAAIEEGRDAQLIAAQAKICATEAAQTHLPVLLHAMGAEGLRPEYPMARHLAASQIATLVDGSTEMLLERVAKLARPHSETRT comes from the coding sequence ATGTCGCAGACCCTGGATCCCGTCTTTCTGAACCGCATCCGGCAATTCGCCACGGATGAAATCGCCCCTGCTGCGCCCCTTTGGACCAAGGGGCAGGCGCCGGGATCCGAGCTGTTCCGCCGCGCTGGCGAGTTGGGCCTGATGCGTCTTTGCGTTCCCGAGGCCGATGGCGGTTTGGGCTTCTCCTTCGCGATGAAGGCTCAGGTCTGCGCGATCCTTGCCTCGGCCGATTTCGGTTTCGCCATGTCGGTGGTCAATACCCACAATGTCGCCGCCCGCATTGCCGCCAGCGGCAGTGCAGGGGCCCGTGCGGCCTTTCTGACCGGCCTGCTTTGGGGCGAGGCCAGCGCCTGCACCGCGCTGACCGAGCCGGCAACCGGATCGGATGTCGCGGCCATGGAAACTCGCGCGACACGGGTCCGCGACGGCTGGGTTCTGGACGGCGAGAAGGTCTGGATCGTCAATGCACGTCATGCGGCGACGGCCATCGTCTATGCGCAGACGGGCACGACGGGGGATGCCAGGGGTATCGCCGCCTTTCTGGTCGATCTGACCGCGCCGGGGTGCCGGCGCCATGCCATCAGCTCTGACTTCGCGCAGGCCAGTGCCGGAACCGGTGGTTTCGTGCTGTCGGGGCTGGAGGTGCCGGACGACAATCTGCTGCTTGAGCCGGGCCAGGCCTTTGGCGCGATCATGTCGGAAATCAACGGCGCCCGCACCTATGTGGCCGCGATGTGCTGCGGCATGATGGAGGCGGCGCTGACGCATTGCAGCGCCCATGGCGCGTCACGGCACAGCTTTGGCAAACCTCTGGCCGCGCATCAGGGCTGGCGCCTGCCCGTGGCACGCGCGGAAACCGCGCTTGCCGCAGCGCGCGAACTGACCAATGCGGCGGTGGCGGCGATTGAAGAGGGGCGTGACGCCCAGTTGATCGCGGCGCAGGCCAAGATCTGCGCGACCGAGGCGGCCCAGACCCATCTGCCCGTCCTGCTGCATGCGATGGGGGCGGAAGGTCTGCGTCCCGAATATCCGATGGCACGGCATCTGGCAGCCAGCCAGATCGCCACACTGGTCGATGGCTCGACCGAAATGCTGCTGGAGCGCGTCGCCAAACTGGCGCGCCCGCACTCTGAAACCCGAACCTAA
- a CDS encoding zinc-dependent alcohol dehydrogenase family protein: MRVFQIQDDWGIDNLKMATRDVPKPGRGEVLIQMRMAALNARDLIVPERGYGRATGNLPLIPVSDGVGVVVETGEGVSRVATGDRVCPTYFQNWQGGAPSAERFASALGGPLDGVMAEFVCLSQEGVVRVPDYLSDAEAATLPCAALTAWSAISMQGAVHPGDRVLVQGTGGVALFALAFAKMHGAHVTVISSSDDKLERVREMGADAVINYREIPDWARASREITAERGGYDLIVELGGAKTLPLSLRAVRPGGTIAMIGVLSGLQLEASLGPIVARQVRLQGVTVGHRDGFEAMLTAMAQHQVHPVLGETFDFADLRTALEHLRSAKGMGKTLIRF, translated from the coding sequence ATGCGTGTTTTCCAGATCCAGGATGACTGGGGTATCGACAATCTGAAAATGGCCACGCGCGATGTGCCAAAGCCGGGCCGTGGTGAAGTCCTGATCCAGATGCGAATGGCGGCGTTGAACGCCCGGGATCTGATCGTGCCAGAACGCGGTTATGGCCGCGCCACGGGCAATCTGCCCCTGATCCCGGTATCGGACGGGGTCGGCGTGGTGGTGGAAACCGGCGAGGGCGTTTCGCGCGTGGCGACCGGCGACCGTGTCTGCCCGACCTATTTCCAGAACTGGCAAGGGGGTGCGCCTTCGGCGGAACGCTTTGCATCGGCTTTGGGCGGACCGCTGGACGGGGTGATGGCGGAATTCGTCTGCCTGTCCCAAGAGGGCGTGGTGCGGGTTCCCGATTATCTGAGCGATGCCGAGGCCGCGACCCTTCCCTGTGCGGCTCTGACGGCATGGAGCGCGATTTCAATGCAGGGTGCCGTGCATCCGGGGGATCGCGTCCTTGTGCAGGGTACCGGCGGGGTGGCTCTGTTCGCGCTGGCATTCGCCAAGATGCATGGCGCACATGTGACGGTGATCTCTTCCAGCGATGACAAGCTGGAACGGGTGCGCGAGATGGGTGCCGATGCGGTGATCAACTATCGGGAGATCCCCGACTGGGCGCGCGCCAGCCGCGAAATCACCGCCGAACGCGGGGGTTACGATCTGATCGTGGAATTGGGCGGGGCCAAGACCCTGCCCCTGTCGCTGAGGGCCGTGCGTCCGGGCGGTACAATTGCCATGATCGGCGTGCTGTCCGGCCTGCAGCTTGAGGCATCGCTGGGGCCCATCGTGGCGCGGCAGGTGCGCCTGCAGGGCGTCACCGTGGGGCATCGCGACGGGTTCGAGGCGATGCTGACCGCAATGGCGCAGCATCAGGTTCATCCGGTGCTGGGTGAGACCTTTGATTTTGCCGATCTGCGGACTGCGTTGGAACATCTGCGCAGCGCCAAGGGGATGGGCAAGACCCTGATCAGGTTCTGA
- a CDS encoding acyl-CoA synthetase: protein MDDLIYHTRYWVEQDPQRLAFRMCDSGEDVSFAQLEARANQGAHLLRGLGLKRGDHILVLMENRREFLEVCFAADRAGLYYTTASTHLSPDELSYMIGDCGAGVVIVSDRFADRIARLHQDIAGLRVLVVGDKVEGCDNWSAIAAEQPETPIADESQGLDMLYSSGTTGRPKGIKWEMTDTPAGGRTMLIDLLGGLFGYSREARYLSPAPLYHAAPLRHSMVTIKSGGSVFIMSKFDAEGALKLIERHRITHSQWVPTMFVRLLKLPEALRAKYDVSSLRMAVHAAAPCPVEVKQRMIEWWGPVIHEYYAGTENNGFTAIDTAEWLSHVGSVGRAKLGKIHICDESGQELPIGSEGEIYFENGHQFTYHNDPEKTAASRNAQGWTTLGDIGRVDEEGYLYLTDRKSFVIISGGVNIYPQETENALLDHPAVLDVAVIGVPNEDFGEEVKAVVQTVAGQQGSPALEVELIEWCRARLSAIKCPRSVDFRSTLPRTETGKLVKRQLWREYRGL, encoded by the coding sequence ATGGATGATCTGATTTACCACACCAGATATTGGGTCGAACAGGACCCGCAGCGCCTGGCGTTTCGCATGTGCGACAGTGGCGAGGATGTCAGCTTCGCCCAATTGGAGGCACGGGCCAATCAGGGTGCGCATCTGTTGCGCGGGCTGGGGCTGAAGCGTGGCGATCATATCCTTGTGCTGATGGAGAACCGGCGCGAGTTCCTCGAGGTCTGCTTCGCGGCGGACCGGGCGGGGTTGTATTACACGACCGCCAGCACGCATCTGTCCCCGGATGAGCTGTCCTATATGATCGGCGATTGCGGGGCAGGGGTCGTGATCGTCTCGGACCGCTTTGCCGATCGGATTGCGCGGTTGCATCAGGACATCGCGGGCCTGCGTGTGCTGGTCGTCGGGGACAAGGTCGAGGGATGTGACAACTGGTCTGCAATCGCGGCCGAACAGCCGGAAACGCCCATTGCCGATGAAAGCCAGGGGCTGGACATGCTGTATTCCTCGGGCACGACCGGACGGCCCAAGGGGATCAAGTGGGAGATGACCGACACCCCGGCCGGGGGGCGGACCATGCTGATCGACCTGCTTGGCGGGCTGTTCGGCTACAGCCGCGAGGCACGCTATCTGTCGCCCGCTCCGCTGTATCATGCGGCACCATTGCGCCATTCGATGGTTACGATCAAATCCGGCGGTTCCGTCTTCATCATGTCGAAATTTGATGCCGAGGGGGCGCTGAAGCTGATCGAGCGGCATCGCATCACGCACAGCCAATGGGTGCCGACGATGTTCGTTCGGTTGCTGAAACTGCCCGAGGCTCTGCGCGCGAAATATGACGTCTCATCCCTGCGCATGGCCGTGCATGCCGCCGCGCCATGTCCGGTCGAGGTCAAGCAGCGCATGATCGAATGGTGGGGGCCGGTGATCCATGAATATTACGCCGGCACTGAAAACAACGGCTTCACTGCCATCGATACGGCGGAATGGCTGAGCCATGTCGGCTCGGTCGGACGCGCCAAGCTGGGCAAGATCCATATCTGTGATGAAAGCGGACAGGAATTGCCCATTGGCAGCGAGGGCGAGATCTACTTCGAGAACGGCCATCAGTTCACCTATCACAATGATCCGGAAAAGACCGCAGCCAGCCGGAATGCCCAGGGATGGACGACCCTTGGCGATATCGGGCGGGTGGATGAAGAGGGTTATCTCTATCTGACCGACCGTAAGTCATTCGTCATCATTTCCGGCGGGGTGAACATTTATCCGCAGGAAACCGAGAATGCTCTGCTGGATCATCCCGCCGTGCTGGATGTGGCCGTGATCGGCGTGCCGAACGAGGATTTCGGCGAAGAGGTCAAGGCCGTGGTGCAAACCGTTGCCGGACAACAGGGGTCGCCCGCGCTGGAGGTCGAACTGATCGAATGGTGCCGCGCGCGCCTTTCTGCGATCAAATGCCCGCGCAGCGTCGATTTCCGCAGCACATTGCCGCGCACCGAAACCGGCAAGCTGGTCAAACGGCAATTGTGGCGCGAATATCGCGGGTTGTGA
- a CDS encoding fumarylacetoacetate hydrolase family protein — MSKFVIAPPPPVGLPVQGEDALFPVRRVYCIGRNYAAHAIEMGHDPDREPPFFFQKNPDNLDPSGEFPYPVQSGDVHHEVEMAVALKSGGRDIQVGHALDHVYGYALALDMTRRDLQGQAKKAGRPWEIGKAFEHSAPIGPLHPASMVGHPDKGRITLHVNGELRQDGDLAQMIWKVPEMIAYLSQYFELAAGDIILSGTPAGVGPVQRGDELTLTLAPLGEMRVRVV; from the coding sequence ATGAGCAAATTCGTCATCGCCCCGCCCCCGCCCGTCGGACTGCCAGTTCAGGGCGAAGATGCGCTGTTCCCCGTGCGTCGCGTCTATTGCATTGGCCGCAACTACGCAGCTCATGCGATTGAAATGGGGCATGACCCCGACCGCGAGCCGCCCTTCTTTTTCCAGAAGAACCCCGACAACCTGGATCCCTCGGGTGAATTTCCCTATCCGGTCCAAAGCGGCGATGTGCATCACGAGGTGGAAATGGCCGTCGCGCTGAAATCGGGCGGTCGCGATATTCAGGTCGGCCACGCATTGGACCATGTCTATGGTTATGCTCTGGCCTTGGACATGACGCGGCGCGATCTGCAGGGACAGGCCAAGAAAGCCGGTCGCCCCTGGGAAATCGGCAAGGCCTTCGAGCATTCCGCCCCGATCGGCCCCCTGCATCCTGCAAGCATGGTCGGCCATCCCGACAAGGGACGCATCACCCTGCATGTGAATGGTGAATTGCGTCAGGACGGAGATCTGGCGCAGATGATATGGAAAGTGCCCGAGATGATTGCCTATCTGTCGCAATATTTCGAGCTTGCCGCAGGGGACATCATCCTTTCAGGCACCCCTGCCGGCGTCGGCCCGGTGCAGCGCGGCGACGAATTGACCCTGACACTCGCCCCATTGGGAGAAATGCGCGTCAGGGTCGTCTGA
- a CDS encoding ABC transporter substrate-binding protein has translation MSRFLLAAAAGLVLPSLAMAEGLTLYTSQPNADAQQTVDAFQAANPDVDVEWVRDGTTKLMARVAAEIEAGQPQFDVLLIADTVTLEGMAQAGQLAAYQSPEAAAYDAALYSADGYYHSTKLITTGIVYNTGAETIPTSWADLADPEMANLVAMPSPLYSGAALIHLATLTGTEGLGWDYYEALAKNNTRAEGGNGGTFKAVAAGEKPYGVLVDFLAIRAKADGSPVDFVFPEEGVSYVTEPVAIRAGTPHMEAAQQFVDFLLGEEGQQLVADMGYIPARKGVDSPEGFPSRDEIRLMDFDPAQALADTDANKTRFSEVFGLQ, from the coding sequence ATGTCTCGTTTTCTTTTGGCTGCCGCCGCCGGGCTGGTCCTGCCCTCGCTTGCCATGGCCGAAGGGCTGACGCTGTATACCTCGCAACCCAATGCCGATGCCCAGCAGACCGTCGATGCGTTTCAGGCCGCCAACCCTGATGTGGATGTCGAATGGGTGCGTGATGGCACCACAAAGCTGATGGCCCGCGTCGCTGCCGAGATCGAGGCCGGCCAGCCGCAGTTTGACGTCCTGCTGATTGCCGACACCGTCACGCTGGAAGGAATGGCGCAGGCAGGCCAGCTGGCTGCCTATCAATCACCCGAGGCCGCCGCTTATGATGCCGCGCTTTACAGCGCCGATGGCTATTACCATTCGACCAAGCTGATCACGACCGGCATCGTCTACAATACTGGTGCGGAAACCATCCCGACCTCATGGGCGGATCTTGCCGACCCCGAGATGGCCAATCTGGTCGCCATGCCCTCGCCGCTTTATTCCGGGGCCGCGCTGATCCATCTGGCCACGCTGACCGGAACCGAGGGTCTTGGATGGGACTATTACGAAGCCTTGGCCAAGAACAACACGCGTGCCGAGGGCGGCAATGGCGGCACGTTCAAGGCCGTTGCGGCCGGTGAAAAGCCCTATGGGGTTCTGGTCGATTTTCTCGCAATCCGCGCCAAGGCCGATGGGTCGCCTGTCGATTTCGTCTTTCCCGAGGAAGGCGTTTCCTATGTGACCGAGCCGGTCGCCATTCGCGCCGGAACCCCGCATATGGAAGCCGCGCAGCAGTTCGTCGATTTCCTGCTTGGGGAAGAGGGCCAGCAACTGGTGGCGGATATGGGTTATATCCCCGCCCGAAAGGGTGTGGACAGCCCCGAGGGTTTCCCGTCGCGTGACGAGATCAGGCTGATGGATTTTGATCCCGCGCAGGCTTTGGCTGATACCGATGCCAACAAGACGCGCTTCAGCGAGGTCTTCGGCCTGCAATGA